From the genome of Solanum pennellii chromosome 6, SPENNV200:
ataaggaaataaaataaaataaaaaaataataatattgatattaactaattataaatgaataaaacaaaacaaataaaaagaagatgATAAGAAAACATGTATTgctaaatttttgaaaaactcGTGCAAAAGAGGAATtaaaatatagaataaaaataagacaaattagATGGGAGGAGGgtttttaggaaaataagtttaaaaaagtTAGggtaatatgaaaaaaaaaggtaaggtaatttaaaaattttagcacttttttttactttttcataatatatattgttataattactTTTAGACTAGAAGTATTAAAACAATACCTTAAATTCACAActtcttttgtcttttttattttttgttttattaatctTTAATATTAATGAGCTTATAATTTGTAGTAATTGacaatttatttctttatttatataaaatataatccttttgaaataacaatatttaattattaaaattggtgtaaaacttttatgttttggttaaaaattaggtgttcacagtcTCGCAGGTGGAGACTCATGATTCTTCATGTCCAATTCCAACTTCTTCGGCTTTGACCGATATTCGTTTCTTTCAAGAGCGCCCACCAAAGaatcatattcttcaataccatcactgtCAAAATTTATGTTGACAGctgctagtgcctcaacacctaGTCGCTCTTTAATTTGCACTTCGGGTACACTCTCAACTCTGTAGGTTATAGCAGAAAccgtttggagctcaccactctgcttcatggacctacagaTATTGAAAGTTGCTTTTTCATTGTTCAGCCTAAATTTCATCTGCCTTTTTTTATATCGACTAGTGCACGCTCAGTGGCATTGAATGGTCTCCCAAGATTATAGGGACCTAAAAAATTAACCTCACAGTcaaaaatcacaaaatcggccGAAAATATGAACGACTGCACATTCACAAGCACATCATGTAGTACACATATGGGCCTCTTCAgagttcgatcagccatcaagAACAACATCGTGGTAGGCTTTGGATCTCCCAAGCTTAACTTCTTATTAGTTGACAATGGCATAAGATTTATGATTGCACCAAGATCACACAATGCCTTTGCAAATTGTAGCAAACCAAcagtacatggaatagtgaaggcgCCTGGATACTCCTTCTtctgcacaagagaccttgtggcaataacactacaatgttgcattctgtTATCATCGTTAAAACGCACCAACCACTTCTTGTcaccatatccttcataaacTTAGCATATCCAGACATTTGCTATAAAGCTTTTATAAATGGAATATTGATGGAAAACTGCTTCAACATAATGATAAATCGGCAATATTTCCCATCCTCCATTTTCTTCTCCAATCTCGGTGGAAATGGTGGTGGAGGTCTGGGGACGGGGACCACTTTATGCAATAACTCTACTTCTTTCTTTGTTGTATCACCCAACTCTCCACTAGATTCTGCTACctcatctttctttctcatatCACCTTCTACTGTAGACGACATAGGTTGGTCAATGGTATGCTTACCTTCTCTAGAAGTTACTGCCATGTAATGCCCATCATTCTTTGGGTTCTGGATAGTGTTGCTTGAAAGAGTGCCaggttggcgtgggttcactATAGTAGACAACTGAGTCATCTGTAGCTCAAGGTGGTTTATCGAGACaacatgtgcatccaccttttgtcTAATTCCAGATAGGTCACTTCTCATATCCTTGACATTCTCATTAGTTTCCTCAAACCTCCTCAtcctcttctgcatcatattcTCAATCcgtgccatactacctccaccttccctattttgaggaggaacatataGCCCAACCCGATCGTGCTTGTTACTGTAGGTGTTCCGATTGAAGTTGTCGTCGCGAttagttccgaccttgatttTCTTGACCTTGGTGCCAATTATCCTGCTTTGAACATAAGGAGTTTGGACGGAAACCCCCCGTTTGATCAGTAATTGCATATGCATCCTCTTCATAGTAATACTCTTCTGCCGGTGGTGTGGGTCTAGTCAGATTATTTACAGCATTCACCTTCTCTGCGCCTCCACTCACATGCTTCAAGACCAACCTCAACTCGATTCTCATCTGCCCCATTTCTTTATGAATCTGATCTGCGGCTGGATTATTTGTAGCTTTAATAGGTGCTTTGCCCAGTGTCCAACtttctagtgctccaagctttgTTGTTGCAAGATATCATCTCCAACTTCTCAGCAATCTAAACATATCTGCATTCTCCATAGGATTCACTAGAAATAGTATCAAGCACCGCTTTATTGTTGTCATCTTGACCTCTATAGAAATACTcattcagtgactcatcatcaatgcgatGATTCAAGACACCCCCTCACGAACGCAGTCAATCTATCCCTAGAGCTACtcaccaactctccaggtagtGCACTCTTAGATTGATTATATGAGCATGTGGATCTTCCGATGGAAGTCTAAAAAATAAACCCCTCgcggtgagcatctgcatcaggCTACTAATCACCACGAATGTGTGCCCCGAGGGTAGAGTCTGCAATATTCACGTTGCCTCTACAATGATCCTGACGTCGTGGGGCAGCTTGAGGTTGCACTCTTAAGGCATCTCAAAACTGATTCTCAACTAGCACCCGGTTTTTTGCA
Proteins encoded in this window:
- the LOC107022202 gene encoding uncharacterized protein LOC107022202; amino-acid sequence: MARIENMMQKRMRRFEETNENVKDMRSDLSGIRQKVDAHVVSINHLELQMTQLSTIVNPRQPGTLSSNTIQNPKNDGHYMAVTSREGKHTIDQPMSSTVEGDMRKKDEVAESSGELGDTTKKEVELLHKVVPVPRPPPPFPPRLEKKMEDGKYCRFIIMLKQFSINIPFIKAL